The Henckelia pumila isolate YLH828 chromosome 2, ASM3356847v2, whole genome shotgun sequence genome includes a window with the following:
- the LOC140878121 gene encoding E3 ubiquitin-protein ligase BRE1-like 2 isoform X2 codes for MAEEENQNEMKEEVKDDAGEVDTAILQYQNQKFVQQLEVLKEEWHSLELKIKELKDKQASYDKMLIKVNQLWNELVDDIILLAAQAGADRSSLQSLECLEPVRGSIPSCPPEDVFLCRLLERDTIPTNGNDGSIGFIKEALLSRLNSTRGLMTLLEDTIDSQRAKFEDIAQIFLGKPSAEDAVTQFHRLEDLIAEEGSHLREVFDVLHSKHKHYADEIQACIEKHSVDQSEIKCLAGELEESMAELEESRRKLINLKMQKDGVSGMQVPIPIPVPVPVPVPNAVNGTMSPEKHSDMSKRLRELKESVEEIKVVAEDRLSELQDAQEDNLILSKQLQDLQNELKEDKYLYASRPYSLLNDQFQHWNSEAERYKAMTDSLQAERPFIVRREKELILKADSLDAVRNAIDISETKVEELQNQLQKCVIENNEIEMKMEEATQDSGRKDVKEEFRVMSSALSKEMGMMESQLNKWTKTSDEALTLREKAQTLGTLLESKTTELKNLADECAQQMVEIKSLQETTQKIQKQKQELEIFLDLLGQQVYDNRDLTEIKESKDRASIQTEILRNALDEHGLELRVKAAYEAEVACQQRLSAAEAEIAELRAELDASDRDVLELQEAIKIKEGEAESYITEIETIGQAYEDMQTQNQRLLQQVTERDEYNIKLVSESVKAKQSQSLLHSAKQALAKQLQQLNVSFEPLKSRIAHSEEQVKFLHVEALSSIQEDRHMTINLESARWELADAEKELKMLKFALASSEKDHEQLQRKVDDIQVELNNERSERKKIDEELMELNRTIDELTSETGEAAIQKLQDEIKDCKAILKCGVCLDRPKEVVILKCFHLFCNQCIQRNLEIRHRKCPGCGTGFGQNDVRFVKI; via the exons atggctgaagaagaaaacCAAAACGAAATGAAAGAGGAGGTCAAGGATGACGCAGGAGAG GTTGATACTGCAATTcttcagtaccagaatcagaaATTTGTTCAGCAGTTAGAAGTACTGAAGGAGGAGTGGCATAGtcttgaattgaagattaaAGAGTTAAAAGACAAGCAAGCTTCTTATGATAAAATGTTGATAAAAGTGAACCAGCTCTGGAATGAG CTAGTTGATGATATCATTTTACTTGCTGCACAAGCTGGGGCTGACCGAAGTTCTTTACAAAGCTTGGAATGTTTAGAACCTGTTCGAG GATCCATCCCATCTTGTCCTCCCGAGGATGTTTTTCTTTGTAGGCTGTTAGAAAGAGACACTATTCCAACCAACGGAAATGATGGCTCAATTGGTTTTATTAAAGAAGCTCTTCTATCCCGTCTCAATTCTACTCGGGGGTTGATGACATTGCTGGAAGACACTATCGATTCTCAAAGAGCTAAATTCGAAGACATTGCCCAGATTTTTCTGGGAAAACCATCTGCAGAAG ACGCTGTTACCCAATTCCATAGGCTTGAAGATTTGATAGCAGAGGAGGGCAGTCATCTCCGCGAGGTGTTTGATGTTCTTCACTCGAAACACAAACATTATGCTGATGAAATTCAAGCTTGCATTGAAAAACATTCAGTCGATCAGTCTGAGATAAAATGCCTTGCAG GGGAGCTGGAAGAGAGCATGGCTGAACTTGAAGAAAGTAGAAGAAAACTTATCAATCTGAAAATGCAGAAAGATGGGGTCTCTGGAATGCAGGTTCCAATTCCTATTCCTGTCCCAGTTCCGGTTCCAGTTCCTAATGCTGTAAACGGAACGATGTCTCCAGAAAAGCACTCTGACATGTCAAAGCGATTACGTGAGCTAAAAGAGTCTGTTGAGGAGATAAAG GTGGTCGCAGAAGATCGCCTTTCTGAACTTCAAGATGCGCAGGAGGACAATTTAATTTTGTCaaagcagttgcaggatcttcaG AATGAACTAAAGGAGGACAAATATTTGTATGCATCTCGTCCTTACTCATTACTGAATGATCAGTTCCAGCACTGGAATTCTGAGGCAGAGCGTTATAAAGCGATGACTGATTCTTTGCAA GCTGAAAGGCCTTTCATCGTGCGAAGGGAGaaagaattgattcttaaaGCAGATTCTCTGGATGCTGTGAGGAATGCAATCGATATTTCTGAGACAAAGGTTGAAGAATTACAGAATCAACTGCAAAAGTGTGTCATTGAAAATAATGAGATAGAGATGAAAATGGAAGAAGCTACGCAAGATTCAG GTAGAAAAGACGTTAAAGAAGAGTTTCGGGTAATGTCATCAGCATTGTCGAAGGAAATGGGAATGATGGAAAGTCAGTTGAATAAGTGGACCAAAACGTCTGACGAAGCCCTCACTTTGCGTGAGAAAGCTCAAACACTCGGCACCTTATTGGAATCAAAG ACTACTGAACTGAAGAATTTAGCTGATGAATGTGCCCAGCAGATGGTGGAGATCAAATCTTTGCAGGAAACT ACTCAGAAAATACAGAAGCAGAAGCAGGAGCTAGAAATTTTCTTGGATCTGCTAGGTCAGCAAGTTTATGATAACAG GGACTTGACAGAGATCAAGGAATCTAAGGATAGAGCCAGCATACAAACTGAAATTTTGAGGAATGCTCTAGATGAGCATGGGCTGGAATTAAGAGTGAAAGCGGCTTATGAAGCTGAGGTTGCATGCCAGCAGAGGCTTTCTGCTGCAGAAGCTGAAATTGCAGAATTAAGGGCTGAGCTAGATGCTTCTGACAG AGATGTTTTAGAGCTCCAGGAAGCCATAAAGATCAAAGAAGGAGAGGCGGAGTCTTATATTACTGAAATTGAG ACTATTGGTCAAGCTTATGAAGACATGCAGACACAGAATCAGCGTCTATTGCAGCAAGTTACCGAGAGGGATGAATATAATATCAAG TTGGTTTCTGAAAGTGTGAAAGCGAAGCAATCACAAAGCTTATTACACTCGGCGAAGCAGGCATTGGCGAAGCAACTTCAACAGCTTAATGTCTCGTTTGAACCTCTAAAGTCAAGAATTGCTCATAGTGAGGAGCAG GTTAAATTTCTCCATGTTGAAGCTTTGAGTTCCATTCAAGAAGACCGGCACATGACTATAAATCTAGAATCTGCGAGGTGGGAATTAGCAGATGCTGAGAAGGAATTGAAGATGTTGAAATTTGCTCTCGCTTCATCCGAGAAGGATCATGAACAGCTCCAGCGTAAAGTGGATGACATTCAAGTAGAACTAAATAATGAAAG AAGCGAGCgcaagaagatagatgaagaaCTGATGGAGTTGAATAGGAC
- the LOC140878121 gene encoding E3 ubiquitin-protein ligase BRE1-like 2 isoform X1, giving the protein MPSKFEDNIPAFSSVYSARKGVDTIMAEEENQNEMKEEVKDDAGEVDTAILQYQNQKFVQQLEVLKEEWHSLELKIKELKDKQASYDKMLIKVNQLWNELVDDIILLAAQAGADRSSLQSLECLEPVRGSIPSCPPEDVFLCRLLERDTIPTNGNDGSIGFIKEALLSRLNSTRGLMTLLEDTIDSQRAKFEDIAQIFLGKPSAEDAVTQFHRLEDLIAEEGSHLREVFDVLHSKHKHYADEIQACIEKHSVDQSEIKCLAGELEESMAELEESRRKLINLKMQKDGVSGMQVPIPIPVPVPVPVPNAVNGTMSPEKHSDMSKRLRELKESVEEIKVVAEDRLSELQDAQEDNLILSKQLQDLQNELKEDKYLYASRPYSLLNDQFQHWNSEAERYKAMTDSLQAERPFIVRREKELILKADSLDAVRNAIDISETKVEELQNQLQKCVIENNEIEMKMEEATQDSGRKDVKEEFRVMSSALSKEMGMMESQLNKWTKTSDEALTLREKAQTLGTLLESKTTELKNLADECAQQMVEIKSLQETTQKIQKQKQELEIFLDLLGQQVYDNRDLTEIKESKDRASIQTEILRNALDEHGLELRVKAAYEAEVACQQRLSAAEAEIAELRAELDASDRDVLELQEAIKIKEGEAESYITEIETIGQAYEDMQTQNQRLLQQVTERDEYNIKLVSESVKAKQSQSLLHSAKQALAKQLQQLNVSFEPLKSRIAHSEEQVKFLHVEALSSIQEDRHMTINLESARWELADAEKELKMLKFALASSEKDHEQLQRKVDDIQVELNNERSERKKIDEELMELNRTIDELTSETGEAAIQKLQDEIKDCKAILKCGVCLDRPKEVVILKCFHLFCNQCIQRNLEIRHRKCPGCGTGFGQNDVRFVKI; this is encoded by the exons ATGCCTTCCAAATTTGAGGATAATATTCCGGCCTTTTCAAGCGTCTACAGTGCAAGAAAAG GTGTAGACACAatcatggctgaagaagaaaacCAAAACGAAATGAAAGAGGAGGTCAAGGATGACGCAGGAGAG GTTGATACTGCAATTcttcagtaccagaatcagaaATTTGTTCAGCAGTTAGAAGTACTGAAGGAGGAGTGGCATAGtcttgaattgaagattaaAGAGTTAAAAGACAAGCAAGCTTCTTATGATAAAATGTTGATAAAAGTGAACCAGCTCTGGAATGAG CTAGTTGATGATATCATTTTACTTGCTGCACAAGCTGGGGCTGACCGAAGTTCTTTACAAAGCTTGGAATGTTTAGAACCTGTTCGAG GATCCATCCCATCTTGTCCTCCCGAGGATGTTTTTCTTTGTAGGCTGTTAGAAAGAGACACTATTCCAACCAACGGAAATGATGGCTCAATTGGTTTTATTAAAGAAGCTCTTCTATCCCGTCTCAATTCTACTCGGGGGTTGATGACATTGCTGGAAGACACTATCGATTCTCAAAGAGCTAAATTCGAAGACATTGCCCAGATTTTTCTGGGAAAACCATCTGCAGAAG ACGCTGTTACCCAATTCCATAGGCTTGAAGATTTGATAGCAGAGGAGGGCAGTCATCTCCGCGAGGTGTTTGATGTTCTTCACTCGAAACACAAACATTATGCTGATGAAATTCAAGCTTGCATTGAAAAACATTCAGTCGATCAGTCTGAGATAAAATGCCTTGCAG GGGAGCTGGAAGAGAGCATGGCTGAACTTGAAGAAAGTAGAAGAAAACTTATCAATCTGAAAATGCAGAAAGATGGGGTCTCTGGAATGCAGGTTCCAATTCCTATTCCTGTCCCAGTTCCGGTTCCAGTTCCTAATGCTGTAAACGGAACGATGTCTCCAGAAAAGCACTCTGACATGTCAAAGCGATTACGTGAGCTAAAAGAGTCTGTTGAGGAGATAAAG GTGGTCGCAGAAGATCGCCTTTCTGAACTTCAAGATGCGCAGGAGGACAATTTAATTTTGTCaaagcagttgcaggatcttcaG AATGAACTAAAGGAGGACAAATATTTGTATGCATCTCGTCCTTACTCATTACTGAATGATCAGTTCCAGCACTGGAATTCTGAGGCAGAGCGTTATAAAGCGATGACTGATTCTTTGCAA GCTGAAAGGCCTTTCATCGTGCGAAGGGAGaaagaattgattcttaaaGCAGATTCTCTGGATGCTGTGAGGAATGCAATCGATATTTCTGAGACAAAGGTTGAAGAATTACAGAATCAACTGCAAAAGTGTGTCATTGAAAATAATGAGATAGAGATGAAAATGGAAGAAGCTACGCAAGATTCAG GTAGAAAAGACGTTAAAGAAGAGTTTCGGGTAATGTCATCAGCATTGTCGAAGGAAATGGGAATGATGGAAAGTCAGTTGAATAAGTGGACCAAAACGTCTGACGAAGCCCTCACTTTGCGTGAGAAAGCTCAAACACTCGGCACCTTATTGGAATCAAAG ACTACTGAACTGAAGAATTTAGCTGATGAATGTGCCCAGCAGATGGTGGAGATCAAATCTTTGCAGGAAACT ACTCAGAAAATACAGAAGCAGAAGCAGGAGCTAGAAATTTTCTTGGATCTGCTAGGTCAGCAAGTTTATGATAACAG GGACTTGACAGAGATCAAGGAATCTAAGGATAGAGCCAGCATACAAACTGAAATTTTGAGGAATGCTCTAGATGAGCATGGGCTGGAATTAAGAGTGAAAGCGGCTTATGAAGCTGAGGTTGCATGCCAGCAGAGGCTTTCTGCTGCAGAAGCTGAAATTGCAGAATTAAGGGCTGAGCTAGATGCTTCTGACAG AGATGTTTTAGAGCTCCAGGAAGCCATAAAGATCAAAGAAGGAGAGGCGGAGTCTTATATTACTGAAATTGAG ACTATTGGTCAAGCTTATGAAGACATGCAGACACAGAATCAGCGTCTATTGCAGCAAGTTACCGAGAGGGATGAATATAATATCAAG TTGGTTTCTGAAAGTGTGAAAGCGAAGCAATCACAAAGCTTATTACACTCGGCGAAGCAGGCATTGGCGAAGCAACTTCAACAGCTTAATGTCTCGTTTGAACCTCTAAAGTCAAGAATTGCTCATAGTGAGGAGCAG GTTAAATTTCTCCATGTTGAAGCTTTGAGTTCCATTCAAGAAGACCGGCACATGACTATAAATCTAGAATCTGCGAGGTGGGAATTAGCAGATGCTGAGAAGGAATTGAAGATGTTGAAATTTGCTCTCGCTTCATCCGAGAAGGATCATGAACAGCTCCAGCGTAAAGTGGATGACATTCAAGTAGAACTAAATAATGAAAG AAGCGAGCgcaagaagatagatgaagaaCTGATGGAGTTGAATAGGAC